The DNA window ATTTGTCAAAGCTTTTAGCTCCTGCTTCCTTAACCTACATGTATGGttgaaataaaattctaaaccaAAGGTTCATATAAAATGGGAACACTAGAAGATAACAAAACACTTTCACAACATATCAAGTTATCAACTGAGGAGATTATAGGGCCATGAGTATGAGGAAGCTTAATTTGCGTATTGCTTAAATTTCACAATagtacaaaagaaaaggagatatTTACCTCAAATCTTCACAAAGCAACTGCCTTGATATTAGCTTTTGAAGTAAATATTTCAAGCATCAATCTTGATCTaggtgaaattataaaaatcaacaaatttggTGGAAAAGTGAGGTGGGTGCCAATAAGGGAGCtaagaaaaatgtaaaattttgaaaagaatgaaagaaaagaggaaggGCAAAAACTTGTCTGTGGAATGGGCTTTCCATAAAAGAACAGGTGATATGCTTGAAATAACAGACATTGCAATAATTTAAAGACCACTAAGGGCGTGATTTCAAATATTGTAGTtgcataaaaaaagacaaaaagatgACAGGATACATGAAAATCTTATTCCATTACAAATAAGTTTGAAATTGTGATGTGCAAATAGATAGAGGAAGTTTAAATTGCTCAGGATGAGTACATGGTACAATGTTCTGAAAATTGAAAGACAGCCTTTCACATGAGTTGTTGGAGATCAATAATGTAGTGGGAGTGCATGAAAAATATGAACTCAAAGAAAGCCAAAAGTGTTTAGCAGGGCATCACTAAAATTGGGCTGCTGCTATACCAGTGGCCTTTTTTTCCACATGAAGTCAGAGGCCTAATAACTGGCATCGCTAATGGCTAAAATTGATTGCCTTTTCTAACAGTAAGTTTTTCAAAATCTTCCTTGTTTTCCCACCCTTATGAAGAAGTCCTTGTCACTAGAACAAACAGAGAATTGAATACTTGGTTCTGTAACCTAAAATTTGAGCTATTACAAGCTGTGAGAAGAGGAGCTCAATTTTGGTTGTTAGTAAAGGTTGCTGTTGCAGACCTGAGATAccaaaaagaacagaaaaaaaaacaattacttcagtttggttattttcttctttttatatgaattttggtTGTCTTGGTTTTAAACAttagaaaattgaaatattGAGTTTCATCTCAAAAACCATCAGCAACGAATGCAATGAACTGAATGGGCAAACCcagatgaatgaaaaaaaatgctgTTGCACATCTCCATCAAGGAGATGATCACGCTCAGTTCAGAACTAATATAAACAACAATATAGCATGCCAATAGATTGAACAAAGGGATTAAATTTAATGCCAAtagaagttgcaattgctataaaaaaaaattctatcatTAATTTCTCATGTAGTAAGTCTTAATTAACTACACaaagacttaattgaaaattaacgAACCGGAAAAAAGTCAAGAACAGGCAAGATtcaattttctcaatttcataatAGTGAACTCCATTGCAAATGTATTCTCTTTGGCATTCTCTCACAATGCCATAAAAGCCAATTGCACATACCTTGTGAATGCAAATTTAAGTAAATCTAAGTGCAGCATGCTCTGAGAAGATAGAAACCTCAACATTGCCACCAGAAAACACTGAGAACTAAACCTTGGTATCAAAGTAGCATTCACAGCATGCTTATCATGCACGCGTGTGTATGTTATGTGCGTATTCACCAATCAATTAAAGTGAGCTCTCCCTAACTCAGCGCCACAAAATGTCTCTCCAGATCTAATCTCTAAATGATCTTGAGTTATCATAAATTGTTCAGcaaaatttttttccctttaatagTTAACAACAAACAATCATGAACCAGAACTCATAACTCTTATacatgaaattatttaaaacagaAAGATCTATTTAAACGCTTTACAAGTCACGGTGGCATTAGTGTGCGCAGAAATCAAACACGGGAAAGATTATAAATCAACAGGGAAAtatatttaacatttaaaattaaacaaacaaatcaaactcTTAAACAAACAATGAAACTCATACCTCAGCTCTTTAATAGTTGAGTCCTCATCAATCTGCTTCGGGGACTCACTGGAGTCCTTAGGAGGAGGAAGTAGCCAATCCTCATCGTCATTAGTCACTTGGCTTGCTTCACGATCACCGCCAacaatctaatatatatagatatatatatatataaagaataaaaaagcacACCATCTTCACTCAAATTCTCTAATCAAAACACACATAACTAACAAtgtggaaaaaagaagaggtgagaaggaaaaaaacctccACGTTATGCTTGGAAATCTTCCTTTTTTTAGGAGAAGGAACTGGTGGCTTATCATATTCTTCGTCGTCGTCCTCTGCCATAGAAAAACCCAAGCCAAGTTCAGCTTTCTTTCTACCATTAATCAACCAAATAgggaattaaagaaagaaacgaAGGTAGAGAGTATTTAGAAGAAACCGTCAAGGATTGTGATAGGCTGCACGCGACGGTAATCAAATAGAGAATCAAGATCTTCAACGGAATCAGCCTGCAATttcaaacaaatgaaaaattattagagCTAAAGAAACCCTAGCTATTCGTTTAAGCTTTAAAATCAGAATTTGGAACGAGAGAGACGCGCCATTAGTAGGAACACTCAAAATCAAAAAGCTCTTTCCTGCCCAACGGCCAAGTTAGGattttagttttggtttgatttgattggttTTACAGGGAGTGACGATGATGAGGATGGATGGACAAGGaaatttgacttggtgacaGCCGCGTGCTTAGGCGGTTTACTGGATATAAGTTGGGCTGGGTTTGGTCAATTTAATTCGGGCTGCCTGCAATCTTAATGGGCTCTACTCAACAGAATTGGACTGGCCTCTTTGTATTCATTCAACGTTAACAAAACTCATTATCCGTTCCGTATCATAATTGCTTTATGCACGCACCtttacttttgttttgtgttgagaatatttttctgctattttttttattgtcagcTTTATACATCTCCTTtcgatgaaaataaaaaatgatttccaATGTTGCTGATAGTCAAGTACAAGATAGTGTgtggttatttttataatttaaaaggtaaaagagaagataaatatgtatttgattaaaaaaataaagataaaagtataaaaataaatatattttttaaataattatgaagtaaaattttaatatttttaaaatataaagtatagaaatgatatgtttttagacaatacttattaatttttacCCTTAAAGTATTTCtgcaaaaaacttttaatttaaaatttttcaaactaaaacatataaaaataaaaattattattattataattttaaactcgaTCTAGAAGTTAACATAGGACAAAGTTCTAGTCACATGTcatgaaaattaatattgatatttttagagaaaaaaaatatcaaaacaatgctattttaatcatttttttcaagtaaatcaATAGTGTTTTATCTAagataaactagtttttttaaaatattctgatTGATTTagacaataaattatttatatcataAGGCAATCCACCGTGTTGATTGAGgttttataactaaaattatatattatattattattaacttcaataattaatgtaaactaaagttaaaagataaataaaatctaattatttttttaatatataagataaaataaacttttaattatattttgtaattcATAATAAGTTATTTGCTCGCTACCTTGATTTACTATCAGAAATTTTACTTGAGAACGACAGCCCACAACCATGAGGGTATGTGTAATAATCGTGAACCTCAACTTTGTCACTGGACCAATCTAACAACTGATATGATGcagttaaatatttttcttacataTATGAATGTTCTTTTACGTCAAATGGTGTTAttggttttatgttttgttcttgGCAAACAATGCACCCCGTAACtcacaaaaattcaaattcagtGCTTGTAGGACCTTAACATTGGAAGTGGATAAAGGCCAACAATCGCGGTTGAAGATGGTTTGAAGCTTCCAACCATATCGAAAATTTCACAGTTATTGCAGCTAGAAGACAGTTTACTTTCAGTAGTAAAGACCTCGGAGTCTCAACAAGACTAAAAACTTGTTTCAACTTAGTCTGAGGAGTCCCTGTGtatgaaaataattgaaatccTTTTACGTTTCCTttcaaaagcttaaaaaaaaagagcaattgtGCTGCTATAGAGTATATTTTGCAAGTATTATATTTTGCTTCTGATGCTTGGGATGAATAAGCTGCATAAATGATGTGATCTGATAAGCATACAGAACGCATTGTAGTTCTATCTATAACCAAGTGCAAcctattttttcatgattgaaATATAGGCCAGTCTACTTTTTGTACTGCCTGTAGCTTCTTCAATAATACATAAAACTCAAGAACTGAAGCAATTTCCCAGCAGATTCAGAGAATAGTggcataaaattgaaaaaatctagAGCAAAAACAAGGCATGCTATGAGTCAGTTTATTATCTGTAGATACACAGCGCCTACCggaaattcaaaaagaaaaatccatgTAGCTTAAACATTGGCAAGCTTTAAGCCAGGACATGAGAAACATGAAACATTTTCttgatcatttgttttgtttttctaattctaGTCCTGGGTGAACCTGGAGATCATATACTAATGTTAAACAATGAAGAGACTTTGAATTTATATCAAGAGACAATCTTCTTGAAAGAGAATGTATATACagcaattataatatatttcacTCTCAAAGATGACACAAAATAAGTTTCATGATCAGACAActtgattttctcttttctggATAAAATTCAACTTTTTATTGCTTGTTCTTAACAAAACAGCTCTGGAAAATTATCTCAAAGTTTTAAAGCTTAGAAATAATTCTATCAGTAGACCTTAGATGTTGTAGGCACTATAGCTTCCAACACAACCTGTCATCGAATTAAATTTATAGTGTATGTGCAtatatctttttcctttttcatgctTCCCCTGTTTTCATTTCAATAGCCATTCACTTTGCTCAGGAAAGTCCATTGCAGTGAAG is part of the Populus alba chromosome 10, ASM523922v2, whole genome shotgun sequence genome and encodes:
- the LOC118057897 gene encoding uncharacterized protein isoform X3 yields the protein MADSVEDLDSLFDYRRVQPITILDEDDDEEYDKPPVPSPKKRKISKHNVEIVGGDREASQVTNDDEDWLLPPPKDSSESPKQIDEDSTIKELRLRKQELKALTNKECLFQYLESPNRQSDSVQADLESGAEQPSKPHHERAKIVVSIQDKDEVKQFRVYKLEAWVRILSSQTHFSCKDIQF